The Pseudomonas sp. FP198 genomic interval GTGCAAACCCAGCCCGAAGCCTTGGCCTACTGCGGGGCGGTGGATTACATGAACACCCGCGCCGAACTCCACCTGCGGTTGGCGGCCCATGGCATCCCGACCCTGGATTCGCGCCCCGGCGAGCTAGGGGCGGATCTGGTGAGCCAATACCTGGCGTGGAAAAAGGCCGGCACCGCATAGGCCCCGCGCAGGAGTCGGTTGCTCAAGCCGAGGCAGGCAACGGATAAAAACAGAAATACTGCTGCAACGCGCTGACCAGCGACCCGTACTCCGGCGGCGCCCATTGCAGGCTGAAACCGGCATCGAAATGCTGCGGCGTCACATCCTCGTGACACCAGAGGCACCTGGCTTTCAGTCGGATGTGTTGCTGTGGTCCGTCGTCGGAGGGGACCTTCAGGTACAGATCAAAGCTTGCGCCAATCATCAATGGCAAATGACTGATCAACATCAGGCCACATTCAGAGACGTTGCCCAGAAAACCGATAGGTTTGTCGTTGAGGCCGTTGAAGACCTCAAGAAAACAAGCCAACTGATGTCGTTCAATGCGGCGCTCTTTGTACATGTCCTGTATCGCTTTTTAATGGCCTCTCACCGGCCAACCGAACACTTCGGAACGAACCCAAGCGAGCCCGCTCTCCCTGATCCCCGTGCCACACGCCAGCAACGTGCTGGCTTGTCTCATCGGTTACAGGCGCGACCTGGCTATTAGAGTCCAAGCTCTAATAGCCAGATGTAAAACTATAGCGCAGGTTCTGGCGACGGCCAGTCCGGATGCGCCCTCCATCAGGCGGCCGCGACGGCGCCTGGCCGATCGCCTGTGCGGCGTCGTTCAGAACGCCGTCGGGCGGATGGCCGAGGTGCTACGGGTCGGGTAATGCCCAAGGCTCTGCAAGGTTTCGAGCCGGGCGCGGGCACGATAGGCGTACTCGCTGTTGGGGTATTGCGTAAGAATGAACTGGTAGGTCTGCGCCGCATCGACGAATAGCTTTTGGCGCTCCAGGCACTGGCCACGCATCATCGAGACTTCCGGCTGCATGTAGCGGCGGGCACGGCTGGCGCGGTCGACCTTGGACAGCTCAAGCATCACTTGCTCGCAATTGCCGCGCTCGTAGGCCTTGTAGGCCAGGTTCATGTGGTGGTTCATCGACCAACGGGTGCAGCCCGTGATGCTCAGGGCCAAGGCAATAAAAAGCACGAATCGCATGGGGAGGTTCTCCTGTCTTGAGCTCTTTATCGACCTGGATGGGAAAATCTTCAACCTGAAAAAGGGTCCACAAAAACCATCACGACATGGCATCACTGTTAAAAAGCGCTATCACCTTCGTCACAGGCGCAGAAATTTTCAGGAATGTTCATTTCGAAAAAGAAACGAATAGGTAGTGCACATGAACAATGACTACACCCAAAGACCATAGTAGCCTTCGCTGGCGCTTGAACTTGAGGAGTCCTGCATGTCCGTCCGTCGCACCAAAATCGTCGCTACCCTTGGCCCGGCCAGTAACTCGCCGGAAGTTCTCGAACAGCTGATTCTGGCTGGCCTGGACGTTGCCCGCCTGAACTTCTCCCACGGCACCCCCGACGAGCACAAGGCTCGTGCCAAGCTGGTGCGCGACCTGGCCGCCAAGCACGGCCGCTTCGTCGCCCTGCTGGGCGACCTGCAAGGTCCGAAGATCCGCATTGCCAAATTCGCCAACAAGCGCATCGAGCTGAAGATCGGTGACAAATTCACCTTTTCCACCAGCCATCCATTGACCGAGGGTAACCAGCAAGTCGTCGGTATCGACTACCCGGACCTGGTCAAGGACTGCGGCGTGGGCGACGAGCTGCTGCTCGACGACGGCCGCGTGGTGATGCGCGTCGAGACCGCCACCGCCACCGAACTGAACTGCGTCGTGACCATTGGCGGCCCGCTGTCGGACCACAAGGGTATCAACCGTCGCGGCGGCGGCCTGACCGCTCCGGCCCTGACCGACAAAGACAAGGCCGATATCAAGCTGGCCGCGGAAATGGAAGTCGACTACCTGGCGGTGTCCTTCCCACGCGACGCGGCGGACATGGAATATGCCCGTCAATTGCGCGACGAAGCCGGCGGTACC includes:
- a CDS encoding PilZ domain-containing protein, with the protein product MYKERRIERHQLACFLEVFNGLNDKPIGFLGNVSECGLMLISHLPLMIGASFDLYLKVPSDDGPQQHIRLKARCLWCHEDVTPQHFDAGFSLQWAPPEYGSLVSALQQYFCFYPLPASA
- a CDS encoding tol-pal system YbgF family protein, with the translated sequence MRFVLFIALALSITGCTRWSMNHHMNLAYKAYERGNCEQVMLELSKVDRASRARRYMQPEVSMMRGQCLERQKLFVDAAQTYQFILTQYPNSEYAYRARARLETLQSLGHYPTRSTSAIRPTAF